A portion of the Mesobacillus sp. AQ2 genome contains these proteins:
- the groES gene encoding co-chaperone GroES: MIKPLGDRIIIELVESEEKTASGIVLPDTAKEKPQEGKVVAVGTGRVLENGERVALEVEVGNRIIFSKYAGTEVKYQGTEYLILRENDILAVVE, from the coding sequence TTGATCAAGCCACTAGGAGATCGCATTATTATCGAGCTTGTTGAGTCTGAAGAAAAAACTGCAAGCGGTATCGTTTTACCCGACACAGCGAAAGAAAAACCTCAAGAAGGTAAAGTCGTAGCTGTTGGAACTGGCCGTGTACTTGAAAACGGTGAGCGCGTTGCTCTTGAAGTTGAAGTCGGAAACCGCATTATCTTCTCAAAATACGCAGGCACAGAAGTGAAGTACCAGGGGACTGAGTACCTGATCCTACGTGAAAACGACATTCTTGCTGTAGTTGAATAA
- the hypF gene encoding carbamoyltransferase HypF, producing MYGAVSIRVTGRVQGVGFRPFVYSLAKKFQLTGTVQNNLDHVMLILEGNEDELEKAVAELKNSPPPLAKIDRITATPIPPVYFQEFTIIPSKKIDSYSLPWISADAAICEDCLQEMKDPTDRRYQYPFINCTQCGPRYTIIQVLPYDRPNTTMSEFTMCEQCQEEYDDRLNRRHHAQPICCSACGPDIRLFHQSGELAAQDEEALFETGELLRSGHIVGIKGIGGYHLACDAHQERAIAEIRKRKNRPRRPLAIMARDLEVVKKHCHLSKEEEEMLTSTVMPIVVLRKRKESTLPEVLSPGLSTIGIMLPYTPLHHRIFETSGLESMVMTSANPSGLPIPYREETIDGYLYDFLLTHNRDIHLPIDDSVVQFDGEHMLFHRRARGFVPDPFHTQSEVDGILAFGGNQKNTFALGKEKDIVVSSYIGDLDNEEMIRFFKDQIYHYQKWLDVEVKHIAIDQHPLYASTELAKEYDCNIIPIQHHHAHHVSCMEDNGIEEPCFGIILDGTGYGDDGNIWGFEFLYGDADSFERLGHLEYTPLPGGEKAVKETWRNAVGMLYQYWQEDGIEIAMKLFPDKANEINILKKMILNQIHTPMAGTCGRIFDAVSAILGTCLTSSYEGEAAIRLSDYMMKEMDHPADTYPFHLKTNQANQLQLDLSPMLSQIIQDQSNSVSTAKIIHTFHSTIVSCCEEMIERLAERNPHLNRTVMLSGGSFQNLFLTKEIKARLEAKGFAVKTHKNVPCHDGGLSLGQIIIASHAIKSKVVDQCVPGSTRKGDGD from the coding sequence ATGTACGGAGCAGTGAGCATCAGGGTGACGGGAAGGGTGCAGGGAGTTGGGTTTCGGCCATTCGTTTATTCCCTTGCGAAAAAATTTCAATTGACGGGAACCGTCCAGAATAATCTTGACCATGTCATGTTGATTCTGGAAGGAAACGAAGATGAGCTAGAAAAAGCCGTAGCAGAACTAAAAAATTCGCCGCCACCTCTGGCAAAGATCGATAGAATTACCGCAACTCCAATTCCCCCTGTCTATTTTCAAGAATTTACGATTATTCCAAGCAAAAAAATTGATTCCTATTCCTTACCATGGATTTCTGCGGATGCGGCGATTTGCGAGGATTGCTTGCAAGAAATGAAAGATCCAACCGATCGGCGATATCAATATCCATTCATCAACTGCACACAATGCGGCCCGCGCTACACGATCATCCAGGTCCTGCCTTATGATCGTCCCAATACAACAATGAGTGAATTTACGATGTGTGAGCAATGTCAGGAAGAATATGATGATCGGTTGAACCGGCGGCATCATGCCCAGCCTATATGCTGTTCTGCTTGTGGGCCTGACATACGACTTTTTCATCAAAGCGGGGAATTGGCAGCACAGGATGAGGAGGCACTTTTTGAGACAGGTGAACTTTTAAGAAGCGGCCATATTGTTGGGATAAAGGGAATCGGCGGTTATCATCTCGCATGTGATGCCCATCAAGAGAGGGCAATAGCTGAAATAAGAAAAAGAAAGAACCGTCCCCGCCGGCCTCTGGCGATTATGGCAAGGGATTTGGAAGTTGTTAAAAAGCATTGTCATCTTTCGAAAGAAGAAGAGGAAATGCTCACCAGTACAGTCATGCCTATCGTGGTGTTGCGGAAAAGAAAGGAAAGCACCCTTCCGGAAGTGCTGTCACCAGGATTGTCCACGATTGGAATCATGCTGCCGTATACTCCCTTGCATCACAGGATATTTGAAACAAGCGGACTCGAAAGTATGGTCATGACCAGTGCCAACCCTTCAGGACTGCCGATTCCTTACAGAGAAGAAACTATCGACGGCTATTTATATGATTTTCTATTAACCCACAACCGGGACATTCACCTTCCGATTGATGATTCTGTCGTACAGTTTGACGGTGAGCATATGCTCTTTCACAGGAGGGCACGAGGATTTGTGCCGGACCCTTTTCACACTCAATCAGAAGTTGATGGAATTCTTGCTTTTGGCGGAAATCAAAAAAATACCTTTGCGCTTGGGAAGGAAAAGGACATCGTGGTCAGTTCCTATATTGGCGATTTGGACAACGAAGAAATGATTCGTTTTTTTAAGGACCAGATCTATCACTATCAAAAATGGCTGGATGTTGAAGTGAAGCATATAGCAATTGATCAGCATCCACTGTACGCATCAACGGAACTGGCAAAAGAATATGATTGCAACATCATACCCATTCAGCATCACCATGCCCATCATGTTTCCTGTATGGAGGATAACGGCATCGAGGAACCTTGTTTCGGGATCATCCTTGATGGAACCGGCTATGGCGATGACGGGAATATCTGGGGATTTGAGTTTCTCTACGGCGATGCCGATTCCTTTGAACGTCTTGGCCATCTGGAATATACCCCGCTTCCAGGCGGGGAGAAAGCCGTGAAAGAAACATGGAGAAATGCAGTCGGAATGCTCTATCAATACTGGCAAGAAGACGGAATAGAGATAGCAATGAAGCTATTCCCTGACAAAGCCAATGAAATCAACATTCTAAAAAAGATGATCTTGAATCAAATTCACACCCCGATGGCAGGTACTTGCGGAAGAATATTTGATGCAGTCAGTGCGATTCTGGGAACTTGTTTAACTTCCTCATATGAAGGGGAAGCGGCAATCAGATTATCAGATTACATGATGAAAGAGATGGACCATCCAGCTGACACTTATCCATTCCATCTAAAAACAAACCAGGCAAATCAACTTCAACTAGACCTTTCCCCAATGCTCTCTCAAATCATCCAGGATCAATCCAACAGCGTCAGTACGGCCAAAATCATTCACACTTTTCATTCAACTATTGTTTCCTGCTGTGAGGAGATGATTGAAAGATTAGCAGAAAGAAACCCGCACCTGAACAGGACGGTCATGTTGTCAGGGGGCTCATTCCAGAATTTATTTTTAACGAAAGAAATAAAAGCGAGGCTGGAGGCAAAAGGGTTTGCCGTTAAGACGCATAAAAACGTTCCCTGTCATGATGGCGGCTTATCATTAGGGCAAATCATCATAGCTTCTCATGCTATTAAAAGTAAGGTGGTGGATCAATGTGTGCCTGGGAGTACCCGCAAAGGTGATGGAGATTGA
- a CDS encoding LytTR family DNA-binding domain-containing protein: protein MKDITLSSLLDVIGELFSDEISIAVSNTNEYIYYRPSKRVDLKIAAGDPVKEGTIAYKALKSKQKVSEFINRDVFGIPYHGMAVPFLHNGELEGCVTAIYPALTDGKSVVTLKTQDGWIPVPFSKVIHIEAKDKKTHVYTDEISGTHKYSLQEFEYLLPKDSFIRCHRSFIVNVNHIKTIYPDTHSTFLLSMDNGEHVPVSQSYSSYFRKLLGF, encoded by the coding sequence ATGAAGGATATAACCTTAAGCTCATTGCTGGATGTCATCGGGGAGTTATTTTCTGATGAAATCTCGATTGCGGTTTCGAATACGAATGAATATATTTATTATCGTCCAAGCAAGAGGGTGGATTTGAAGATTGCTGCTGGCGATCCTGTGAAGGAAGGGACGATTGCCTATAAGGCGCTGAAGTCGAAGCAGAAGGTTTCTGAGTTTATTAACCGGGATGTTTTTGGCATTCCTTATCATGGCATGGCGGTTCCGTTTTTACATAATGGCGAGCTTGAGGGCTGTGTGACGGCGATTTATCCGGCGCTGACCGATGGGAAGTCAGTTGTCACCCTGAAAACCCAGGATGGCTGGATCCCGGTTCCTTTTTCGAAAGTGATCCATATTGAGGCAAAAGATAAGAAGACCCATGTCTATACTGATGAAATATCGGGAACACATAAATACTCCCTGCAGGAGTTTGAATATTTGCTTCCGAAGGATTCCTTTATCCGATGCCATCGTTCATTCATTGTGAATGTGAACCATATCAAGACGATTTATCCCGATACTCATTCCACTTTTCTGTTGTCGATGGATAATGGTGAGCATGTGCCGGTCAGCCAATCCTACTCCAGTTATTTTAGAAAACTGCTGGGATTCTGA
- a CDS encoding GNAT family N-acetyltransferase — protein MVYLETSRLILRDWLSADLEHFCKMNADPDVMNYFPRVLSSAETERFYQVILAEFKEYGFGLYAVEEKRTKEFIGFIGFHRATFESDFTPCIEIGWRLKKNAWGQGYATEGARACLEYGFKNLGFSEVVSFTAEINKPSVNVMKKIGMKPVKTFLHPRVDQDSPLKKHVLYQTRK, from the coding sequence ATGGTTTATTTGGAAACATCCCGACTGATTTTGCGCGACTGGTTAAGCGCAGATTTAGAGCACTTTTGCAAAATGAATGCAGACCCGGATGTGATGAATTATTTTCCTCGTGTTTTATCCTCGGCAGAAACTGAGAGATTTTATCAGGTGATTCTTGCCGAGTTCAAAGAATACGGCTTTGGGTTATATGCGGTTGAAGAGAAGAGAACAAAAGAGTTCATTGGATTCATAGGGTTTCACAGGGCAACATTCGAATCAGATTTTACCCCGTGCATCGAAATTGGCTGGAGGCTGAAGAAAAATGCCTGGGGCCAAGGTTATGCAACAGAAGGTGCCAGGGCCTGTTTGGAATATGGATTCAAGAACCTGGGCTTTAGCGAGGTCGTCAGTTTTACAGCAGAAATCAATAAACCCTCTGTCAATGTCATGAAAAAAATCGGCATGAAACCTGTTAAAACATTTCTTCACCCAAGAGTGGATCAGGATAGTCCGCTGAAGAAGCACGTCCTCTACCAAACCAGGAAATGA
- a CDS encoding hydrogenase maturation nickel metallochaperone HypA, with protein MHEMSLMSEIIEIVSEDAAARGFKKLDQIDVIVGDLSNVLPDALELAFLFFQRQEGSLIDEDSRLHIIREEAKAWCPECRCNFQPDYRIALCPECGIPGSLLVSGETFRVESYEGRDEGDEN; from the coding sequence ATGCATGAAATGTCACTTATGTCAGAAATCATTGAAATCGTTTCAGAGGACGCTGCTGCAAGAGGTTTTAAAAAGCTGGATCAGATTGATGTCATAGTGGGGGATTTATCCAATGTCCTGCCCGATGCCCTTGAGCTGGCGTTTCTCTTTTTTCAGAGACAGGAAGGCAGTTTGATTGACGAAGATAGCAGGCTGCATATTATTCGGGAAGAAGCAAAAGCCTGGTGCCCGGAATGCCGGTGTAATTTTCAGCCTGATTACAGGATTGCGCTTTGTCCGGAGTGTGGCATTCCCGGCAGCCTGCTGGTGAGCGGTGAAACGTTCAGGGTTGAATCTTATGAAGGAAGGGATGAAGGCGATGAAAATTGA
- the hypD gene encoding hydrogenase formation protein HypD — protein MESLETLSDPALARQSLEAVIELAGEFKKKFGRVPVLMEVCGSHTMAFAKSGLKTRLKDHVRLIAGPGCPVCVTDQKSIDAMIQLAEGSNRILCTFGDMMRVPGSRVSLMKSKTDGKDIRVIYSPLDSVKIAEENPNKEVILLGIGFETTIPILTLAICEAERKELKNYSVWMTTKLVEPVMRALLDSGEVKLDGFILPGHVSVVLGKKSFDFLVEDYQVSGVITGFEPVQLLSGIYKLLELLLENKQDVLNDYPSVVKDEGNLHAQKLLKQYLQLHDEDWRGMGTIPESGLVLKNEYAQFDAKKRYEVSVGEPRKTKCRCGEIIRGLINPESCVLFNKGCTPAHPIGPCMVSTEGTCAAHYQYMRGE, from the coding sequence ATGGAAAGTTTGGAGACGCTCTCTGATCCAGCTCTGGCCCGTCAGTCACTGGAGGCCGTGATTGAACTGGCTGGAGAGTTTAAAAAGAAATTTGGAAGAGTGCCAGTATTGATGGAAGTATGCGGCTCACATACAATGGCTTTTGCCAAATCGGGGTTAAAAACCAGGTTGAAGGATCATGTCAGGCTGATTGCCGGTCCCGGATGTCCGGTGTGTGTGACAGACCAGAAATCAATTGATGCAATGATTCAATTGGCTGAAGGTTCCAACAGGATCCTGTGTACGTTTGGCGATATGATGCGCGTGCCTGGTTCCCGGGTGAGCCTGATGAAGTCAAAAACGGACGGCAAGGATATCCGGGTGATCTATTCACCATTGGACAGTGTGAAGATCGCCGAGGAAAATCCCAATAAGGAAGTCATTCTCCTCGGGATTGGCTTTGAGACTACGATCCCTATTTTGACTCTTGCCATTTGCGAAGCAGAAAGAAAAGAGTTGAAGAATTATAGTGTATGGATGACAACGAAATTGGTGGAACCGGTTATGAGAGCTCTTCTGGATTCAGGAGAGGTCAAGCTGGATGGCTTTATTTTACCAGGACATGTTTCAGTCGTCTTAGGAAAAAAGAGCTTTGATTTTTTAGTGGAGGATTACCAGGTCTCTGGCGTAATAACCGGATTCGAACCCGTGCAGCTTTTAAGCGGCATCTATAAATTGCTGGAGCTCCTTCTCGAGAATAAGCAGGATGTATTAAATGACTATCCTTCTGTTGTAAAAGATGAGGGCAATCTTCACGCACAAAAATTGCTTAAGCAATATCTGCAGCTCCATGATGAAGATTGGCGTGGAATGGGCACGATTCCAGAAAGCGGTCTTGTCCTTAAGAACGAGTACGCACAATTTGATGCAAAAAAGCGGTATGAAGTATCTGTAGGAGAGCCGAGGAAAACAAAATGCCGCTGCGGTGAAATCATCAGGGGATTAATCAATCCCGAAAGCTGTGTTTTGTTTAATAAAGGGTGTACACCAGCGCATCCGATTGGGCCTTGTATGGTTTCAACGGAAGGCACTTGTGCGGCACATTATCAATATATGAGAGGGGAATAG
- a CDS encoding NADP-dependent oxidoreductase: protein MKEKNRQIVLANRPKGMPDEETFHFIEQDTKELEEGEVLLRTLYVSVDPYMRGRMQDAESYIEPFQLGKVIEGGSIGEVIESKSENFQQGDIAIGMFGWQTHYVAKEKEIRKIDPSLAPITTHLGILGMTGLTAYFGLLDIGKPKEGETVVVSGAAGAVGSVVGQIAKIKGARVVGIAGAEDKISFLKDQLQFDEAVNYKTAADLKEAIGQACPDGVDVYFDNVGGEVSDAVLTKLNRYARIPVCGAISSYNLESVDLGPRVQTTLIKKSALMQGFTVGNFSNRFHEGATQLGKWLQEGKLKYQETIDEGFENIPNAFLDLFKGNNTGKLLVKVADRQHEK from the coding sequence ATGAAGGAAAAAAACCGGCAAATTGTATTAGCTAACAGACCTAAAGGCATGCCCGATGAGGAGACTTTTCATTTTATAGAACAGGACACGAAAGAGCTTGAGGAAGGGGAAGTTTTACTTCGTACGCTTTATGTGTCTGTTGATCCATATATGAGAGGAAGAATGCAAGATGCAGAATCGTATATTGAACCTTTTCAGCTTGGTAAAGTGATCGAAGGCGGTTCAATTGGAGAAGTGATAGAATCCAAGTCTGAAAACTTTCAACAGGGTGATATCGCAATTGGGATGTTTGGCTGGCAAACGCATTATGTTGCAAAAGAGAAGGAAATCAGAAAAATCGATCCGTCGTTAGCACCGATTACGACGCATTTAGGGATATTGGGAATGACGGGGCTAACCGCTTATTTTGGATTATTGGATATTGGGAAGCCCAAAGAAGGAGAAACGGTTGTTGTCTCTGGAGCAGCAGGAGCAGTCGGCTCTGTTGTAGGACAAATTGCCAAAATAAAAGGCGCCAGAGTAGTTGGAATCGCGGGGGCGGAGGACAAGATTTCATTCTTGAAGGATCAACTGCAATTTGATGAAGCGGTTAATTATAAAACAGCTGCGGATTTGAAGGAAGCAATCGGCCAGGCATGTCCCGATGGAGTTGATGTTTATTTTGATAATGTTGGCGGAGAGGTATCGGATGCAGTTCTGACGAAACTGAACCGATATGCACGCATACCTGTTTGCGGAGCGATTTCTTCTTATAACCTGGAAAGTGTGGATTTAGGGCCTCGTGTGCAAACCACGCTTATTAAGAAAAGCGCGCTCATGCAAGGTTTTACGGTAGGTAATTTTTCAAATAGGTTCCATGAGGGTGCAACTCAGCTTGGGAAATGGCTGCAGGAAGGCAAGCTCAAATATCAAGAAACGATTGATGAAGGGTTTGAAAATATTCCGAATGCATTCCTTGATCTCTTTAAAGGTAATAATACCGGAAAGCTGCTTGTAAAAGTGGCAGACCGTCAACATGAAAAATAA
- the groL gene encoding chaperonin GroEL (60 kDa chaperone family; promotes refolding of misfolded polypeptides especially under stressful conditions; forms two stacked rings of heptamers to form a barrel-shaped 14mer; ends can be capped by GroES; misfolded proteins enter the barrel where they are refolded when GroES binds), which produces MAKEIKFSEEARRAMLRGVDSLANAVKVTLGPKGRNVVLEKKFGSPLITNDGVTIAKEIELEDAFENMGAKLVAEVASKTNDVAGDGTTTATVLAQAMIREGLKNVTAGANPMGIRKGMEKAVITAVEELKAISKPIEGKASIAQVAAISSADEEVGQLIAEAMERVGNDGVITIEESKGFTTELDVVEGMQFDRGYASPYMVTDSDKMEAVLENPYILITDKKIGSIQEILPVLEQVVQQGKPLLLVAEDVEGEALATLVVNKLRGTFNAVAVKAPGFGDRRKAMLEDIAALTGGEVITEELGRDLKSATITSLGRASKVVVTKENTTIVEGAGDSAQIESRVNQIRVQMEETTSEFDREKLQERLAKLAGGVAVIKVGAATETELKERKLRIEDALNSTRAAVEEGIVSGGGVALLNVYNKVAGIQAEGDEATGVNIVLRAMEEPVRQIAHNAGLEGSVIVERLKREEVGTGFNAATGEWVNMIEAGIVDPTKVTRSALQNAASVSAMFLTTEAVVADIPEPAGAGMPDMSGMGGMGGMM; this is translated from the coding sequence ATGGCAAAAGAAATTAAGTTCAGTGAAGAAGCACGCCGCGCGATGCTTCGCGGAGTAGATTCTCTTGCAAATGCAGTAAAAGTAACTCTTGGACCAAAAGGACGCAACGTGGTTCTTGAGAAGAAATTCGGTTCACCTCTTATCACAAACGATGGTGTAACAATCGCAAAAGAAATCGAACTTGAAGATGCATTCGAAAACATGGGTGCTAAGCTTGTTGCTGAAGTAGCAAGTAAGACAAATGACGTTGCTGGTGACGGTACGACTACTGCAACAGTTCTTGCTCAAGCGATGATCCGTGAGGGTCTTAAGAACGTAACTGCCGGCGCTAACCCAATGGGCATCCGCAAAGGTATGGAAAAGGCTGTTATTACAGCTGTTGAAGAGCTTAAGGCTATCTCTAAGCCAATCGAAGGCAAAGCTTCTATCGCACAAGTTGCGGCAATCTCTTCTGCTGACGAAGAAGTTGGTCAATTGATCGCTGAAGCAATGGAGCGCGTTGGCAACGACGGTGTTATCACGATCGAAGAATCAAAAGGCTTCACTACAGAATTGGATGTTGTTGAAGGTATGCAGTTCGACCGCGGATATGCATCTCCTTACATGGTAACTGATTCTGACAAGATGGAAGCAGTTCTTGAAAATCCATATATCCTGATCACTGACAAGAAAATCGGCAGCATCCAGGAAATCCTTCCTGTCCTTGAGCAGGTTGTACAGCAAGGCAAGCCATTATTGCTTGTTGCTGAAGATGTTGAAGGTGAAGCACTTGCTACATTGGTAGTCAACAAGCTTCGCGGAACATTCAACGCAGTGGCTGTTAAAGCACCTGGTTTCGGTGACCGCCGTAAGGCTATGCTTGAAGACATCGCTGCATTGACTGGCGGTGAAGTAATCACTGAAGAGCTTGGACGCGACCTTAAGTCTGCTACAATCACATCTCTTGGACGCGCTTCTAAAGTTGTGGTTACAAAAGAAAACACAACAATCGTTGAAGGTGCTGGAGACAGCGCTCAAATCGAAAGCCGCGTAAACCAGATCCGTGTTCAAATGGAAGAAACAACTTCTGAATTTGACCGTGAAAAGCTGCAAGAGCGCCTTGCTAAGCTAGCTGGCGGTGTTGCAGTCATCAAGGTTGGTGCTGCTACTGAAACTGAATTGAAAGAACGCAAGCTTCGCATTGAAGATGCTCTTAACTCAACTCGCGCTGCAGTTGAAGAAGGTATCGTATCAGGCGGTGGCGTAGCGCTTCTGAACGTATACAACAAAGTTGCTGGAATCCAGGCTGAAGGCGACGAAGCTACTGGCGTGAACATCGTCCTTCGTGCTATGGAAGAACCAGTTCGCCAAATCGCTCACAACGCTGGCCTTGAAGGCTCAGTCATCGTTGAGCGCCTGAAGCGCGAAGAAGTCGGCACAGGCTTCAACGCAGCAACTGGCGAGTGGGTAAACATGATCGAAGCTGGTATCGTTGACCCAACTAAGGTTACACGTTCTGCACTTCAAAACGCTGCATCAGTATCTGCAATGTTCCTGACTACTGAAGCAGTAGTTGCTGACATCCCAGAACCAGCTGGTGCTGGAATGCCTGACATGAGCGGCATGGGCGGAATGGGCGGCATGATGTAA
- a CDS encoding HypC/HybG/HupF family hydrogenase formation chaperone, which yields MCLGVPAKVMEIEEQKALVDVMGSRMHVGILFVPEVKKGDYVLLHAGQAMTVVDETFARESIEEWRNIINGKFGDAL from the coding sequence GTGTGCCTGGGAGTACCCGCAAAGGTGATGGAGATTGAGGAGCAGAAAGCTCTGGTGGATGTGATGGGGTCAAGGATGCATGTCGGGATCCTGTTTGTCCCAGAAGTAAAAAAAGGAGACTATGTATTGCTTCATGCCGGACAGGCGATGACCGTAGTAGACGAGACCTTTGCACGCGAAAGCATCGAGGAATGGAGGAATATTATAAATGGAAAGTTTGGAGACGCTCTCTGA
- a CDS encoding acetyl-CoA hydrolase/transferase family protein has translation MEQQLDRIRDQRLKDKVVTPEQAASFIENGMTLGLSGFTRAGDVKAVPFALVNRVNEDENFKVNVYTGASLGSDVDKLFAEAGILGKRLPFQADPTMRRGINQGDFLFVDQHLSHTAELIRADVMEVDVAILEAVAISEDGMVIPTTSIGNSMAFAQNAKSIIIEINTAQSTELEGLHDLYEPGKQGERQPIPLTKPDDRIGTIGIPVDVDKIKGIVFTNQLDSPSTIVPPDEETVVMAQHLIELLRNEVQSGRLTENLAPLQSGIGSVANAVLHGMLDSEFENLEVYSEVLQDAVFDLIDAGKVKFASCCSITLSEGKMQQVFSNFEKYREKLMMRPQEISNHPEIIRRLGLISINTALELDIYGNVNSTHVLGTKMMNGIGGSGDFARNARLAIFVTKSIAKGGNISSIVPFVSHVDHTEHDVDVIVTEQGYADLRGLAPRERVQLIIENCAHPMYREQLRAYYQEALQRGGQTPHVLEKALSWHTSFASKGTMLEKSAETVQV, from the coding sequence ATGGAACAGCAATTAGACCGAATTAGAGATCAGCGTCTGAAGGACAAAGTTGTGACTCCTGAACAGGCAGCTTCCTTCATTGAAAATGGAATGACTTTAGGCTTAAGTGGATTCACGCGTGCGGGTGATGTGAAAGCGGTACCATTTGCCCTGGTTAATAGGGTGAATGAAGATGAAAATTTTAAGGTTAATGTATATACCGGAGCTTCACTGGGCTCAGATGTAGATAAGCTGTTCGCTGAGGCAGGCATCCTCGGCAAAAGATTGCCATTCCAGGCAGATCCGACAATGCGCCGCGGCATCAATCAGGGAGACTTTCTATTTGTGGACCAGCATTTATCGCATACAGCCGAGCTGATTCGCGCGGATGTCATGGAAGTAGACGTCGCAATTTTGGAAGCGGTTGCAATCAGTGAAGACGGCATGGTCATTCCGACGACTTCAATAGGGAATTCCATGGCATTCGCCCAGAATGCGAAGTCGATTATCATTGAGATCAATACGGCCCAGTCAACAGAACTCGAGGGACTGCACGATTTATACGAACCAGGAAAACAGGGTGAAAGGCAGCCTATCCCGCTTACTAAACCAGACGATCGGATTGGAACCATCGGGATCCCGGTCGATGTAGACAAGATTAAAGGGATTGTGTTCACGAATCAGCTGGACTCACCTTCAACGATTGTTCCTCCGGATGAAGAAACGGTCGTGATGGCGCAGCATTTAATCGAATTACTTCGAAATGAAGTTCAGAGCGGCCGGCTTACGGAAAACCTGGCCCCATTACAATCAGGGATTGGTTCTGTTGCCAATGCTGTTCTGCATGGAATGCTGGATTCAGAGTTTGAGAACTTGGAGGTCTATTCAGAGGTGCTTCAGGATGCGGTGTTTGACCTGATCGATGCGGGGAAGGTCAAATTTGCTTCCTGCTGTTCAATCACGCTTTCCGAGGGAAAAATGCAGCAGGTGTTCTCGAATTTTGAAAAATATCGCGAGAAGTTGATGATGCGGCCTCAGGAGATTTCCAACCACCCTGAAATCATCCGCCGTCTCGGGTTGATTTCCATCAATACAGCTTTGGAATTAGACATCTACGGAAATGTGAATTCGACTCATGTCCTCGGCACGAAAATGATGAATGGAATCGGCGGTTCCGGCGATTTTGCCAGAAACGCGCGCCTGGCCATCTTTGTCACTAAATCGATTGCCAAAGGAGGGAATATCTCAAGCATCGTGCCTTTCGTCTCACATGTGGACCATACAGAGCATGATGTCGACGTGATTGTCACCGAACAAGGGTATGCAGACTTGAGAGGCCTCGCACCAAGGGAAAGAGTACAACTGATTATTGAAAACTGTGCGCACCCAATGTACCGCGAGCAGCTGCGCGCCTATTACCAGGAAGCACTGCAAAGAGGCGGGCAGACACCGCATGTTTTGGAAAAAGCTCTATCATGGCATACCAGTTTTGCCAGCAAGGGTACAATGTTAGAAAAGTCGGCGGAAACGGTTCAAGTTTAA
- the hypB gene encoding hydrogenase nickel incorporation protein HypB, whose protein sequence is MKIELGADVLKDNNLAAVYNRKLFKDHKTLVINLMSSPGAGKTTLLEETIKSLRHDFTVAVIEGDLATDRDAERLRSLGVKTIQINTVGGCHLDARMIAKTLPEFDLEDIDILFIENIGNLVCPSGYDLGQDYKVVVLSVPEGNDKIPKYPVMFRRTDLTIINKVDLLPYVSFSVEEAERDLETINPAAELMVLSAKTGEGLEGWVNWIKEAYRQCTEQ, encoded by the coding sequence ATGAAAATTGAGCTTGGCGCAGATGTGTTAAAGGATAACAATCTAGCTGCCGTTTATAATAGAAAACTATTTAAAGATCACAAAACACTTGTCATCAATCTCATGAGTTCACCTGGTGCCGGTAAAACGACCCTGCTGGAAGAAACAATCAAGTCATTGCGCCACGATTTTACTGTGGCCGTAATTGAAGGAGATCTGGCCACGGACCGTGATGCGGAGCGCTTGCGGTCTTTAGGGGTAAAAACAATTCAGATTAACACAGTGGGAGGCTGCCATCTTGATGCGAGGATGATTGCCAAAACACTTCCGGAATTTGACCTGGAAGACATTGATATTCTCTTCATCGAAAATATAGGGAACCTGGTTTGTCCTTCAGGCTATGATTTAGGACAAGATTATAAAGTCGTCGTATTAAGCGTACCGGAAGGCAATGATAAAATCCCGAAGTATCCTGTGATGTTCAGGCGTACGGATCTGACGATTATCAATAAGGTCGATCTCCTTCCATATGTCTCATTCAGTGTTGAGGAAGCTGAAAGAGACTTAGAGACTATTAATCCTGCGGCAGAGCTGATGGTTTTGTCCGCGAAGACTGGTGAAGGTCTTGAAGGCTGGGTCAACTGGATCAAGGAAGCGTACAGGCAATGTACGGAGCAGTGA